The Pseudomonas graminis region AAGGCAGGCGGCACGACTTTAAGCTTGGGTCGCGTATTTAGCCAGTGTCGGATCGTTCTTCAGGACGTCGATGGTATTGGTGTGAACATCTTCAGCAGTGGCATCGGCCTTGGTGAAGATCTGCTGATAGTGCTCGTGGGTGACTGCGGCGAAATGCGCACGGTCTTCCGGTGCAACGCCCAACACGACCGCGTAGGTGGTCAGTGCTTCGCCTTGGCCCATGGCCATGTCTTTGGAGAGCTCATCCATCATGCCGTTCATGGCAATCCAGGATTTGCCGCCGTAGGTCAGCGCGCTGTTGGTGGAGCAACCGTTGGT contains the following coding sequences:
- a CDS encoding DUF3015 domain-containing protein → MKRILLGTLFAAVSINAMAQAPGGPDCGWGNMLFEGQRGTPAHFLASTTNGTSGNATFGMTSGTNGCSTNSALTYGGKSWIAMNGMMDELSKDMAMGQGEALTTYAVVLGVAPEDRAHFAAVTHEHYQQIFTKADATAEDVHTNTIDVLKNDPTLAKYATQA